Proteins encoded by one window of Carassius auratus strain Wakin chromosome 8, ASM336829v1, whole genome shotgun sequence:
- the gclm gene encoding glutamate--cysteine ligase regulatory subunit yields MEPHVNAKRLFNHATTLKLHTGNLVNRSRLKKKCPSSPSEELQDCIQGTLSEWFAAVSSSLDSELPSTLDCTIPENTEAITPEEREELKVSVKLFLTESDCSSIRSAVDMACLSLGVSQLDSVIIAPPPLPEGEAQMLTHLQPLWEELESLVHSQKIAAIGTSDLDKTLLEQLYNWAQVKPSSNQVNLASCCVMPPDLTAFAKEFDIQLLTHNDPKELISAGGFQEAVQGSSKDLQVDDWRLEWVLRYSIIVKSRGIIKAKGYIVHAKKGNNL; encoded by the exons ATGGAGCCTCATGTAAACGCGAAGCGGCTTTTTAATCACGCGACAACACTGAAGCTTCACACGGGGAATTTAGTCAACCGCAGTCGACTTAAGAAGAAATGTCCGTCTTCACCCAGTGAGGAG CTGCAAGACTGCATCCAAGGCACACTGAGCGAGTGGTTTGCTGCAGTGTCGTCATCTCTTGACTCT GAGCTTCCCAGCACTCTGGACTGCACTATTCCCGAAAACACAGAGGCCATCACtccagaggagagagaggagctGAAAGTGTCTG TCAAGCTTTTTCTCACTGAGTCGGACTGTTCATCCATCAGAAGTGCGGTGGACATGG CTTGTCTCTCGTTAGGCGTATCTCAGTTGGACTCTGTGATCATTGCTCCACCTCCTCTCCCCGAGGGTGAGGCACAGATGCTGACCCACCTGCAGCCGCTGTGGGAGGAACTGGAAAGTCTTGTGCACAGCCAGAAGATCGCTGCCATCGGCACGTCCGACTTGGACAAAACTCTTCTAGAGCAGCTGTATAACTGGGCTCAG GTAAAGCCAAGTAGTAATCAGGTGAATCTGGCCTCGTGCTGTGTGATGCCTCCAGACCTCACTGCATTTGCTAAAGAGTTCGACATACAATTGCTTACACACAATGACCCTAAAG AGCTAATCAGTGCAGGAGGCTTCCAGGAAGCTGTGCAGGGGAGCAGTAAGGACCTGCAGGTGGACGATTGGAGGCTGGAGTGGGTCTTACGGTACTCCATCATAGTCAAGAGCAGAGGCATCATAAAAGCAAAAGGCTACATTGTTCATGCTAAAAAGGGCAACAACCTTTAA
- the LOC113107125 gene encoding deoxynucleotidyltransferase terminal-interacting protein 2-like isoform X1 has protein sequence MVATRRGTRVGSPVKNTSDENSRATQPTPSTRRTRRRTLMEENQSQSELADDSQPDEPKDDRTASSSIASPLKRETRRSTRLLADKKEPNSTNEADVSESESCCSVVSEVQVTPRTRRRTAVREKPTVQDEASEVESCSSEVSATRSRRAPRSLRKRVLTSAATKDAAKNDDDDPSGDESCSSAVSFTTAMDTRRITRSHRKTAVPSAEADSSGPESCSSSVSGLHGSVVRRSARNQKVKPTQPIPLSFEETTDTPSSPVSKKRGHRNKVDEENESDGCKSGPSTSPLRSTRRQTKPSESDSELVANDVCHNQGSPSLQRGRGTPCSSRTGSSSSTCAVPVTRARSKAKLNSDVGDTVTTVAAMPEELGEEHEPHPESFPVHDGDKAEDTIEQLDRTVTMDTSEAQESIMIEESAEDTTLVLDQDEAIEMQGPQSFSQDVEAVEDSGTEILTLQEKPVDETSSAVIEEPEDVAMGSDELVEMSQVVPNQTCTESVNEDLVDTTVEYPVSTVVEEHENKIECEKKGVIVYEEANDTTKTTGNYSVILNDLEGSSTSSHTEPNLITTEEISKKLPPQEKRISLLDSSEDEDSADEGLSSEEEGCSQKVEDDVMHPDGNQASEKPEAHGDGLFVIDTKPGLRSEKQYYVDAKQTEEEYEEDFVDEEDEDDDEDSTVLFTSKKPLIQLSSAIDTGLKMKELGGLYISFNGNNPKSLSNSSKTQNNPDELLKKSVIVPDFEKKDSVPPYSESKHATKLKRKAEREKTTGDGWFNMRAPELTEELKNDLKALKMRSAMDPKRFYKKNDREGPPKYFQVGTVVDNPVDFYSSRIPKKQRKRTMVEELLADAEFRSYNKKKYQEIMAEKAAQAAGKMNKKHKFHKKKINL, from the exons ATGGTGGCCACCAGAAGAGGAACACGCGTGGGCTCCCCTGTGAAAAATACTAGCGATGAAAACTCAAGAGCCACG CAGCCTACTCCTTCGACCAGAAGAACACGGCGCAGAACGCTAATGGAGGAAAATCAGTCCCAGTCTGAACTTGCAGATGACTCCCAGCCAGATGAGCCAAAGGATGACCGTACTGCCTCCTCCTCAATAGCTAGTCCGCTCAAGCGAGAAACTAGAAGATCCACACGTCTCCTTGCTGACAAAAAGGAACCAAACTCTACCAATGAAGCTGATGTGTCTGAGTCAGAGTCCTGCTGCTCTGTAGTTTCTGAGGTGCAGGTGACACCCAGAACCCGACGGAGGACTGCAGTCAGGGAAAAGCCCACTGTGCAGGACGAGGCATCTGAAGTTGAATCCTGCTCATCTGAGGTCTCTGCGACCCGTTCCCGCAGAGCTCCACGCAGCCTGAGAAAGCGTGTTCTGACTTCAGCTGCTACAAAAGATGCCGCAAAGAACGATGATGATGATCCCTCAGGGGACGAGTCCTGCAGTTCTGCTGTATCCTTCACTACAGCTATGGACACTCGTCGTATAACAAGGAGCCATCGGAAGACTGCTGTTCCTTCTGCAGAAGCAGATTCATCTGGACCAGAGTCATGCTCCTCCAGCGTTTCTGGCCTTCATGGCTCTGTGGTCCGCAGATCCGCTCGAAACCAGAAGGTCAAGCCGACTCAGCCAATCCCTTTGAGCTTTGAGGAAACCACAGACACCCCTTCTTCTCCAGTTTCCAAGAAAAGAGGCCATAGGAACAAGGTTGATGAGGAAAATGAGTCAGACGGATGCAAGTCTGGTCCTAGCACGAGTCCGTTGAGATCCACCAGGCGTCAAACCAAACCTAGTGAGTCCGATTCAGAATTGGTAGCTAATGATGTCTGCCATAATCAGGGGAGCCCAAGCCTTCAAAGAGGAAGGGGGACTCCTTGTAGTAGCCGAACTGGGTCTTCTAGTAGTACCTGTGCGGTTCCTGTAACCAGGGCAAGAAGTAAAGCAAAATTGAATTCTGATGTAGGTGACACTGTTACAACTGTTGCTGCCATGCCTGAGGAACTGGGTGAGGAGCATGAACCTCATCCTGAAAGTTTTCCAGTACATGATGGTGATAAAGCTGAAGACACAATAGAACAGTTGGATAGAACTGTGACCATGGACACCAGTGAAGCTCAAGAATCCATCATGATTGAGGAAAGCGCTGAAGATACCACTCTAGTTCTTGATCAGGATGAGGCCATCGAGATGCAGGGACCCCAGAGCTTCTCGCAAGATGTTGAGGCGGTGGAGGACAGTGGAACTGAAATTCTGACACTTCAAGAAAAACCTGTGGATGAAACGTCTTCTGCGGTAATTGAAGAGCCTGAAGATGTTGCCATGGGAAGTGATGAGCTTGTGGAGATGAGCCAAGTTGTTCCAAATCAAACATGTACTGAGTCTGTTAATGAGGATCTGGTAGACACCACCGTAGAATATCCTGTGTCAACTGTGGTTGAGGAGCATGAGAACAAGATTGAGTGTGAAAAGAAAGGTGTAATCGTTTATGAGGAAGCTAATGATACCACTAAGACAACTGGTAATTATTCTGTAATATTGAATGACCTTGAAGGCTCTTCTACAAGCTCACACACTGAACCAAATTTGATCACCACAGAGGAAATATCCAAGAAACTTCCTCCCCAGGAAAAAAGGATCAGTTTACTCGACAGCAGTGAGGATGAAGACAGTGCTGATGAAGGTCTGTCTTCAGAGGAGGAAGGTTGTTCACAGAAAGTTGAAGATGATGTCATGCACCCTGATGGAAATCAGGCGTCAGAAAAACCAGAGGCACATGGTGATGGACTGTTTGTCATAGACACTAAACCTGGACTACGGTCTGAGAAACAGTATTATGTTGATGCCAAGCAAACAGAGGAAGAGTATGAGGAGGATTTTGTtgatgaggaagatgaggatgaCGATGAAGATTCAACTGTGCTGTTCACTTCCAAAAAGCCTCT TATACAGCTATCTAGTGCCATTGACACGGGTCTGAAAATGAAGGAACTTGGTGGTTTGTACATCAGTTTTAATGGCAACAACCCAAAGAGTCTTTCCAACAGTTCGAAAACTCAGAACAATCCAGATGAg TTGCTGAAAAAGAGTGTTATCGTTCCGGATTTTGAGAAAAAAGATTCAGTTCCTCCATACAGTGAATCAAAGCATGCTACTAAACTCAAGCGCAAG GCGGAAAGAGAAAAGACAACTGGTGATGGCTGGTTCAACATGAGAGCTCCGGAATTAACAGAAGAGCTCAAAAACGACCTGAAGGCACTTAAGATGCGCTCCGCTATGGACCCAAAGCGCTTCTACAAGAAGAATGACAGAGAAGGACCTCCCAAGTACTTTCAG GTTGGTACAGTGGTTGACAACCCAGTAGACTTTTATAGTTCAAGAATCCCTAAGAAACAAAGGAAAAGGACCATGGTGGAGGAGCTGCTTGCAGATGCAGAGTTTAGAAG cTATAACAAAAAGAAATATCAAGAGATCATGGCAGAAAAAGCAGCACAGGCCGCTGGCAAGATGAACAAAAAGCACAAGtttcataaaaagaaaattaatttataa
- the LOC113107125 gene encoding deoxynucleotidyltransferase terminal-interacting protein 2-like isoform X2 has translation MVATRRGTRVGSPVKNTSDENSRATPTPSTRRTRRRTLMEENQSQSELADDSQPDEPKDDRTASSSIASPLKRETRRSTRLLADKKEPNSTNEADVSESESCCSVVSEVQVTPRTRRRTAVREKPTVQDEASEVESCSSEVSATRSRRAPRSLRKRVLTSAATKDAAKNDDDDPSGDESCSSAVSFTTAMDTRRITRSHRKTAVPSAEADSSGPESCSSSVSGLHGSVVRRSARNQKVKPTQPIPLSFEETTDTPSSPVSKKRGHRNKVDEENESDGCKSGPSTSPLRSTRRQTKPSESDSELVANDVCHNQGSPSLQRGRGTPCSSRTGSSSSTCAVPVTRARSKAKLNSDVGDTVTTVAAMPEELGEEHEPHPESFPVHDGDKAEDTIEQLDRTVTMDTSEAQESIMIEESAEDTTLVLDQDEAIEMQGPQSFSQDVEAVEDSGTEILTLQEKPVDETSSAVIEEPEDVAMGSDELVEMSQVVPNQTCTESVNEDLVDTTVEYPVSTVVEEHENKIECEKKGVIVYEEANDTTKTTGNYSVILNDLEGSSTSSHTEPNLITTEEISKKLPPQEKRISLLDSSEDEDSADEGLSSEEEGCSQKVEDDVMHPDGNQASEKPEAHGDGLFVIDTKPGLRSEKQYYVDAKQTEEEYEEDFVDEEDEDDDEDSTVLFTSKKPLIQLSSAIDTGLKMKELGGLYISFNGNNPKSLSNSSKTQNNPDELLKKSVIVPDFEKKDSVPPYSESKHATKLKRKAEREKTTGDGWFNMRAPELTEELKNDLKALKMRSAMDPKRFYKKNDREGPPKYFQVGTVVDNPVDFYSSRIPKKQRKRTMVEELLADAEFRSYNKKKYQEIMAEKAAQAAGKMNKKHKFHKKKINL, from the exons ATGGTGGCCACCAGAAGAGGAACACGCGTGGGCTCCCCTGTGAAAAATACTAGCGATGAAAACTCAAGAGCCACG CCTACTCCTTCGACCAGAAGAACACGGCGCAGAACGCTAATGGAGGAAAATCAGTCCCAGTCTGAACTTGCAGATGACTCCCAGCCAGATGAGCCAAAGGATGACCGTACTGCCTCCTCCTCAATAGCTAGTCCGCTCAAGCGAGAAACTAGAAGATCCACACGTCTCCTTGCTGACAAAAAGGAACCAAACTCTACCAATGAAGCTGATGTGTCTGAGTCAGAGTCCTGCTGCTCTGTAGTTTCTGAGGTGCAGGTGACACCCAGAACCCGACGGAGGACTGCAGTCAGGGAAAAGCCCACTGTGCAGGACGAGGCATCTGAAGTTGAATCCTGCTCATCTGAGGTCTCTGCGACCCGTTCCCGCAGAGCTCCACGCAGCCTGAGAAAGCGTGTTCTGACTTCAGCTGCTACAAAAGATGCCGCAAAGAACGATGATGATGATCCCTCAGGGGACGAGTCCTGCAGTTCTGCTGTATCCTTCACTACAGCTATGGACACTCGTCGTATAACAAGGAGCCATCGGAAGACTGCTGTTCCTTCTGCAGAAGCAGATTCATCTGGACCAGAGTCATGCTCCTCCAGCGTTTCTGGCCTTCATGGCTCTGTGGTCCGCAGATCCGCTCGAAACCAGAAGGTCAAGCCGACTCAGCCAATCCCTTTGAGCTTTGAGGAAACCACAGACACCCCTTCTTCTCCAGTTTCCAAGAAAAGAGGCCATAGGAACAAGGTTGATGAGGAAAATGAGTCAGACGGATGCAAGTCTGGTCCTAGCACGAGTCCGTTGAGATCCACCAGGCGTCAAACCAAACCTAGTGAGTCCGATTCAGAATTGGTAGCTAATGATGTCTGCCATAATCAGGGGAGCCCAAGCCTTCAAAGAGGAAGGGGGACTCCTTGTAGTAGCCGAACTGGGTCTTCTAGTAGTACCTGTGCGGTTCCTGTAACCAGGGCAAGAAGTAAAGCAAAATTGAATTCTGATGTAGGTGACACTGTTACAACTGTTGCTGCCATGCCTGAGGAACTGGGTGAGGAGCATGAACCTCATCCTGAAAGTTTTCCAGTACATGATGGTGATAAAGCTGAAGACACAATAGAACAGTTGGATAGAACTGTGACCATGGACACCAGTGAAGCTCAAGAATCCATCATGATTGAGGAAAGCGCTGAAGATACCACTCTAGTTCTTGATCAGGATGAGGCCATCGAGATGCAGGGACCCCAGAGCTTCTCGCAAGATGTTGAGGCGGTGGAGGACAGTGGAACTGAAATTCTGACACTTCAAGAAAAACCTGTGGATGAAACGTCTTCTGCGGTAATTGAAGAGCCTGAAGATGTTGCCATGGGAAGTGATGAGCTTGTGGAGATGAGCCAAGTTGTTCCAAATCAAACATGTACTGAGTCTGTTAATGAGGATCTGGTAGACACCACCGTAGAATATCCTGTGTCAACTGTGGTTGAGGAGCATGAGAACAAGATTGAGTGTGAAAAGAAAGGTGTAATCGTTTATGAGGAAGCTAATGATACCACTAAGACAACTGGTAATTATTCTGTAATATTGAATGACCTTGAAGGCTCTTCTACAAGCTCACACACTGAACCAAATTTGATCACCACAGAGGAAATATCCAAGAAACTTCCTCCCCAGGAAAAAAGGATCAGTTTACTCGACAGCAGTGAGGATGAAGACAGTGCTGATGAAGGTCTGTCTTCAGAGGAGGAAGGTTGTTCACAGAAAGTTGAAGATGATGTCATGCACCCTGATGGAAATCAGGCGTCAGAAAAACCAGAGGCACATGGTGATGGACTGTTTGTCATAGACACTAAACCTGGACTACGGTCTGAGAAACAGTATTATGTTGATGCCAAGCAAACAGAGGAAGAGTATGAGGAGGATTTTGTtgatgaggaagatgaggatgaCGATGAAGATTCAACTGTGCTGTTCACTTCCAAAAAGCCTCT TATACAGCTATCTAGTGCCATTGACACGGGTCTGAAAATGAAGGAACTTGGTGGTTTGTACATCAGTTTTAATGGCAACAACCCAAAGAGTCTTTCCAACAGTTCGAAAACTCAGAACAATCCAGATGAg TTGCTGAAAAAGAGTGTTATCGTTCCGGATTTTGAGAAAAAAGATTCAGTTCCTCCATACAGTGAATCAAAGCATGCTACTAAACTCAAGCGCAAG GCGGAAAGAGAAAAGACAACTGGTGATGGCTGGTTCAACATGAGAGCTCCGGAATTAACAGAAGAGCTCAAAAACGACCTGAAGGCACTTAAGATGCGCTCCGCTATGGACCCAAAGCGCTTCTACAAGAAGAATGACAGAGAAGGACCTCCCAAGTACTTTCAG GTTGGTACAGTGGTTGACAACCCAGTAGACTTTTATAGTTCAAGAATCCCTAAGAAACAAAGGAAAAGGACCATGGTGGAGGAGCTGCTTGCAGATGCAGAGTTTAGAAG cTATAACAAAAAGAAATATCAAGAGATCATGGCAGAAAAAGCAGCACAGGCCGCTGGCAAGATGAACAAAAAGCACAAGtttcataaaaagaaaattaatttataa